ACTTTCTCTCTTCTTCAATGCCAGCGGTGGAACGCAAAAACCTTTCAATCTCCGATACGGCAAACAGCGGCGTGCGCAGCGAAAGGCTTGGACGCAACAGACCTCGCTTCCAAAGGCGGTAAACAGTGACCCTCGAAACTCCAAGCGCCCTCGCCGTCTCCTCCGTGTTGAGCGCAAGGCGATCGCGAAACGGTTCCATCGGCACAGGAGGCGCTGGTGGAGCTGGATCAGCCGGAGCACTCAGCG
The window above is part of the Chthoniobacterales bacterium genome. Proteins encoded here:
- a CDS encoding helix-turn-helix domain-containing protein produces the protein MKADDPTLPDRIHLRTLVEHGLAPMLKREPLDILRQMLGDELPPEPVFVNLTAEQLERCIEAAQRALSAPADPAPPAPPVPMEPFRDRLALNTEETARALGVSRVTVYRLWKRGLLRPSLSLRTPLFAVSEIERFLRSTAGIEEERK